One Cryptococcus neoformans var. grubii H99 chromosome 3, complete sequence genomic region harbors:
- a CDS encoding mitochondrial protein produces the protein MKVFENDLVYNYPASHTLNLLHRKYPNPFATHVYSVDTMERSIDPETGILRSERLIGVQQGAPKWVTKLFHLPPVAYVREVVFIDPSETSATSMSVNLNLAQYISCLEHITYTPRPDNTTLFRQRAMLVSGFPTKIIARRIEQASYDRFKSNAGIGKQGFDWVLAGN, from the exons ATGAAGGTATTCGAGAATGACCTTGTATATAA TTACCCGGCGAGCCACACGCTCAACTTGCTTCACCGAAAGTACCCAAATCCGTTCGCGACCCATGTCTACTCGGTCGACACGATGGAGCGGTCAATAGATCCAGAGACAGGAATTTTAAGGTCAGAAAGACTGATAGGGGTTCAGCAAGGAGCACCAAAATGGGTTACCAAG CTGtttcatctccctccaGTAGCATATGTGCGAGAGGTCGTATTCATAGACCCATCAGAAACTTCGGCCACAAGCATGTCGGTAAATTTGAATCTTGCTCAGTACAT TTCATGCCTAGAGCATATTACTTATACACCACGGCCCGATAATACCACCCTTTTCCGGCAAAGGGCCATGCTCGTCTCAGGATTCCCGACAAAGATTATTGCTAGGAGAATAGAACAGGCAAGCTATGACAGATTTAAAAGTAATGCTGGGATAGGCAAACAGGGCTTTGATTGGGTCCTTGCCGGGAACTGA
- a CDS encoding SBDS family rRNA metabolism protein, with translation MLRQPGTQIKLTNVSIVRMKKGGKRFEIACYQNKVSEFRSGVENDLSEVLQIEQVFTNVPKGLVAKKEDWSKCFGTDDMAKVIEEILKKGELQINNLERTQHLSSLSREIATIVSEMTVDPSTSRKHTVGMVEKAMAEVGFSVRADRPAKAQALELIKKLGEGDVLPVRRVRMRVRITMPGKDAKRCKDKIVAECDEVEEEDMGMEWEAIVQINPSTFRTLTDLVNNETKGKGRVESMGSVGN, from the exons ATGCTACGCCAGCCTGGAACCCAGATCAA GCTTACAAACGTCAGCATTGTGCGTATGAAGAAAGGGGGCAAGAGATTTGAG ATTGCTTGCTATCAAAATAAAGTCTCGGAATTCCGGTCTGGAGT CGAGAATGATCTTTCCGAGGTCCTTCAGATTGAACAGGTTTTTACCAACGTTCCCAAAGGTTTAGttgccaagaaggaagactgGTCCAAATGTTTTGGCACGGATGATATGGCTAAAGTGATTGAAGAG ATCTTGAAAAAAGGTGAACTTCAAATCAACAATCTCGAAAGGACGCAACATCTCTCATCCCTTTCCCGTGAAATTGCGACCATCGTCTCTGAAATGACTGTCGATCCCAGCACCTCTCGGAAACACACTGTTGGTATGGTTGAGAAAGCTATGGCAGAAGTAGGGTTCAGCGTCCGAGCCGATAGACCTGCCAAAGCGCAAGCTTTGGAATTGATCAAGAAACTTGGTGAAGGGGATGTCTTACCGGTTCGAagagtgaggatgagagtaCGGATAACTATGCCTGGGAAGGATGCCAAGAGATGCAAGGACAAAATTGTTGCCGAATGTgatgaggtggaggaggaggatatgggTATGGAATGGGAAGCG ATTGTACAAATCAACCCTAGTACCTTCAGGACATTGACAGATTTGGTCAACAACGAAAccaaagggaagggaagggtAGAATCCATGGGAAGCGTTGGAAATTAG
- a CDS encoding cytoplasmic protein: MCGLTLSIRSLSTDHPRASLLDAFQSTITCRGPDTQGSYTHIVKGKSGAEIEITLSASVLGLRGELTAQPLVGKRGVLGWNGQVFEGLPVEKDANDTRKIFEKLEEGAEFQSVLKDIEGPFACIYLDLTSSTLYYQLDPLSRRSLLVYPQRSGNDTASDMFILSSCSCGLAREAGLEMRALLGGEGGIIRLDQVQVLEDGTVDLWNALITTNNFDLPESSSTPWTRVAPINSVLPLSHLTDDGPFIHDAVDSFVDHLQASVRRRVENIPDLAPGEAKVAVLFSGGIDCTFLAYLLHQCLPLSDPIDLINVSFAPSPKPQLANGKGKSKHEAPGVGGDVYAVPDRLSGLEAVEELRSICKGREWRFVEVNVPYEEAREHRARVVELMYPSVTEMDLSLAYPLYFASLGKGSIVVENGNKRPYQVKAKVYISGLGADEQLGGYSRHRHAFNQAGWQGLIDETQMDLTRLPTRNLSRDDRLISSHARDARYPYLSLSFIAHLSSLPIWLKCDLRLPPGRGDKRLLRLAVERVGLSKTGRRVKRAMQFGTRSAKVGGSGSGVKGPKAGERRVEWI, encoded by the exons ATGTGCGGTCTCACACTCTCCATCAGATCCCTTTCCACCGACCATCCCAGAGCATCTCTGCTCGACGCCTTTCAATCCACAATCACATGTCGAGGGCCAGACACACAGGGGTCATATACGCACATTGTGAAGGGCAAGTCTGGTGCGGAAATAGAAATTACCCTGAGTGCGAGCGTCCTCGGACTTCGAGGAGAACTGACGGCTCAGCCACTGgttggaaaaagaggagtTTTGGGATGGAATGGACAGGTGTTTGAGGGACTACCAGTGGAAAAGGATGCGAACGATACGCGCAAGATATTTGAGAAACTGGAAGAGGGAGCTGAGTTCCAAAGTGTCCTGAAGGATATTGAAGGGCCATTTGCTTGCATATATCTAGAC TTGACATCTTCTACACTGTACTATCAACTAGATCCCTTGTCGCGTCGCTCGCTACTCGTATATCCCCAAAGATCCGGCAATGATACCGCATCCGACATGTTCATACTCAGCTCTTGCAGCTGCGGGCTGGCGCGTGAGGCCGGGCTAGAGATGCGAGCTTTGTTgggtggtgaaggaggtATCATTCGATTGGATCAAGTCCAAGTCCTCGAGGATGGGACA GTGGACCTGTGGAATGCTCTCATCACGACCAACAACTTCGACCTTCCTGAAAGCTCGTCTACACCGTGG ACTAGGGTTGCGCCAATTAACAGcgtccttcctctttcacaCCTCACAGACGATGGCCCATTCATCCACGACGCCGTCGACTCGTTTgtcgaccatctccaagcTAGTGTGCGACGTCGAGTAGAGAACATACCCGACTTGGCACCTGG AGAAGCCAAGGTAGCCGTCCTTTTCTCAGGGGGGATTGACTGTACATTCCTCGCctatcttctccatcagtGCCTACCACTGTCGGATCCTATCGATCTCATTAACGTATCCTTCGCTCCTTCCCCCAAACCCCAACTTGCCAAcggaaaaggcaaaagcaAACACGAAGCACCAGGAGTGGGAGGGGATGTTTATGCTGTACCTGATCGGCTGTCGGGCTTGGAAGCCGTCGAAGAGTTGAGGAGCATTTGCAaagggagagaatggagatTTGTGGAAGTGAATGTACCTTATGAA GAGGCTAGGGAGCATAGAGCGAGAGTGGTGGAGCTCATGTATCCCTCAGTGACGGAGATGGATTTG TCTCTAGCCTATCCATTATACTTTGCATCACTCGGTAAGGGATCAATCGTAGTGGAAAATGGGAACAAAAGGCCGTATCAGGTGAAGGCAAAAGTCTACATCTCCGGTCTGGGTGCGGACGA GCAACTGGGAGGCTATTCACGGCACCGACATGCTTTCAACCAAGCCGGATGGCAGGGCCTCATCGACGAA ACACAAATGGATCTCACCCGTCTGCCTACACGCAATTTATCTCGAGATGACCGCCTCATTTCCTCACACGCCCGGGACGCACGATATCCCTACCTCTCACTCTCTTTCATCGCCCACCTCTCTTCCCTACCTATCTGGCTCAAGTGTGATCTCCGCCTTCCACCTGGCCGCGGAGATAAACGATTACTGCGATTAGCGGTGGAAAGAGTAGGGCTGAGCAAGACTGGAAGGAGAGTAAAGAGGGCGATGCAGTTTGGGACGAGAAGTGCAAAAGTCGgtgggagtgggagtggagTCAAGGGCCCAAAGGCTGGAGAGAGGCGGGTGGAGTGGATTTGA
- a CDS encoding CAMK protein kinase → MPTSKSSIDHRDVYYRKGKSAGYRARSAYKLLHLDEEFDLFTNVRTAVDLCAAPGSWSQVLGQKLKPKSKQGGEGTRVVSCDLQPMAPLPNITTLQTDITLPSTIPLVLDALGGRKADLVVCDGAPDVTGVHDLDAYLHSQLLLAALTLSLTLMAPGATLIFKIFLSPLDPHAEFLASQLRCFFSSPFPEDNDEEENEFGQYGEFEEEAESAGQEGEGEKKRNVGKQGYDPQGRRGGVWVRKPRSSRQGSAEAFIVCRNFSPSALPLPPTFSPSALDKLRTTTGTLTLDSLSSLVPQDEDGSEETQRFKGSEQQVKQQWQRWEMIKGYVGGGDLSSSSSSSFIPSLHPVSPPSLPAQSPKTTLSSPPKLHLPIPTTPPNLVHHILRTPELVPPHSATASPKALQPQPTPVDEPPEYFSPTRAHARALFLSPTKIKEHRQTQGQGQGQGGGGTSRQSSLDSLTPNPSPVGDVDPTRPWTSSSLPSSTLPPAPTFVPPTITASSQEKTSLNVPLRLHSSSTSSAVSDGGRPQTPATLGVITPALASPALSSSSKTDLFFSASSAELPTPPRALSPAAALGKGPLSASASASSLSLDVGGDERARSTTMPSSSFPSASTAASWTESGIPPVKLRLPTRKERFRETDIPAEMKDKMDADRGRGGWGAPLEMGFGAGFEEISTSRLRSISNPLAPPSAHTFSPTPPAPPPVALPFTTQISRNDGDSRPEFARQSSLTPTVVSPQTPRAGFFPFTNAHTKANAVLSSSSPSAGGDTAPPPPWKLRRKESQQLEREHRQAGVDESVKAGDVIEPCLPSANADDSGHEKEKRKERVSGGGGGWRLVKKMGEGAFSAVWSAVPAGSTPSSSTPTHAPTATNILVALKLLTHPLPDPRTRIAFLREASVLRHISHPSIVGYIDDFSTERHDVLVLEAAGGGELFELMSDEENRRRMILPAPAPGSEPVAGSEETEIGWDKDGEGFVRRVFSELVKAVGWLHEVGVVHRDIKLENILFTTNPFLLPPTSTSSIPLHLLPPPCEPLIKLTDFGLSRFISPASPLLYTRCGSESFAAPEIIMGKPYDGRETDAWALGVVLYGLIIGELPFDREESMMLPERIATPGGGNSERERGRKKMHRIAKGEYTWPSPEPALSQDIPGAYAPGTATPSARAVVSSLLERNPSKRAKPSDLWGYEWMLGPGGVPRPVEGAGTPQQEGVEKDKGREASGRGRRRVLDGFLVEEEGIEDVAMTEH, encoded by the exons CTTTACCAAACATCACGACTCTACAAACCGATATCACTCTTCCCTCCACCATCCCGCTCGTGTTGGATGCTCTCGGTGGGCGAAAGGCTGACCTCGTCGTATGCGACGGTGCTCCTGACG TGACGGGTGTCCATGACCTCGACGCCTACCTCCACTCccaactcctcctcgccgCACTCACGCTCTCGTTAACACTCATGGCACCCGGCGCGACTCTGATTTTCAAaatctttctctctccgcTTGACCCCCATGCAGAGTTTTTGGCTTCGCAGTTGAGGtgtttcttctccagtCCATTTCCCGAAGATaacgacgaggaggagaacgAGTTTGGGCAGTATGGGGagtttgaggaggaggcggaaTCTGCGGgacaggaaggagagggggagaagaagaggaatgtGGGTAAACAAGGGTATGATCCACAAGGACGGCGGGGTGGAGTGTGGGTTAGAAAACCGAGAAGTAGCCGTCAAGGTAGTGCCG AGGCTTTCATCGTCTGTCGCAACTTTTCACCCTCCgccctccctctcccaccGACATTCTCCCCCTCGGCTCTCGACAAACTCCGGACCACCACAGGAACCCTCACTCTCGattccctctcctctctcgtCCCCCAAGACGAAGACGGAAGTGAAGAGACCCAGCGTTTCAAGGGAAGTGAGCAGCAAGTAAAGCAGCAGTGGCAGAGATGGGAGATGATCAAGGGGTATGTGGGCGGTGGGGATTT gtcatcatcatcatcatcatctttcattccctctctccatccAGTCTCACCACCATCACTACCAGCACAGAGTCCAAAAACGACATTATCATCCCCTCCCAAACTCCATCTCCCAATACCAACCACCCCGCCAAACCTGGTACACCATATCCTGAGAACTCCCGAACTCGTGCCCCCGCATTCAGCCACTGCCAGTCCTAAAGCGTTACAACCCCAACCGACGCCTGTGGACGAGCCGCCAGAATATTTTTCTCCCACGCGTGCACATGCACGGGCTCTTTTCTTGTCGCCTACGAAAATCAAAGAACATCGACAAACACAGGGGCAAGGACAGGGAcagggtggtggaggcacTTCGAGACAAAGTTCGTTGGATTCGTTGACACCTAATCCATCGCCCGTTGGGGACGTCGATCCAACCCGACCTTGgacctcttcatcccttccatcttccacgcTCCCGCCCGCCCCCACGTTTGTACCGCCAACAATAACAGCATCGTCCCAAGAAAAGACCTCTTTGAACGTTCCTTTGCGGTTACATTCATCGTCCACCTCTAGTGCTGTCTCTGATGGCGGTCGTCCCCAAACCCCTGCTACTCTTGGCGTCATCACCCCAGCCCTAGCGTCACCGGCGCTAAGCTCGAGTAGCAAGACGGATttattcttctctgcttcctctgcAGAGTTACCTACTCCTCCCCGTGCGTTATCTCCAGCAGCTGCTTTGGGTAAGGGACCTctttctgcttctgcttctgcttcttctttgagTTTGGATGTGGGCGGTGATGAGAGAGCTCGATCGACGACGATGCCTTCTTCTAGCTTCCCTTCTGCCTCCACGGCCGCAAGTTGGACCGAAAGTGGGATACCCCCTGTAAAGCTAAGGTTACCCacaaggaaagaaaggTTTCGAGAAACAGATATCCCGGCGGAAATGAAGGATAAGATGGATGCAGATAGAGGTAGGGGAGGATGGGGTGCACCGCTCGAGATGGGGTTCGGAGCGGGATTTGAGGAGATTAGTACATCTCGGTTGAGGAGTATATCGAATCCTCTCGCTCCCCCATCGGCGCATACCTTTTCTCCAACACCACCTGCACCTCCACCTGTGGCTTTGCCATTCACAACGCAGATTAGTAGAAATGATGGAGATAGTCGACCGGAATTTGCTCGACAGAGTTCTTTGACGCCGACAGTGGTATCGCCACAAACGCCCAGGGCTggtttctttcccttcacCAATGCCCATACTAAAGCCAATGCAGTAttatcctcttcgtcccCTTCTGCCGGGGGAGATACAGCTCCACCTCCGCCTTGGAAATTGAGACGTAAAGAATCTCAACAGCTGGAAAGGGAACACCGCCAAGCAGGGGTGGATGAGAGTGTGAAAGCGGGGGATGTGATCGAACCTTGCCTCCCAAGTGCGAATGCGGATGATAGTGGGCacgaaaaggaaaaacgaaaagaaagggtcagcggaggaggaggaggatggaggttGGTCAAGAAAATGGGGGAAGGAGCCTTCTCGGCAGTTTGGTCGGCCGTACCTGCCGGTTCAAcgccttcatcttccacaccCACCCACGCACCCACCGCCACCAACATCCTCGTCGCGCTCAAACTCTTGACCCACCCGTTGCCCGACCCCCGAACACGTATCGCCTTTCTCCGAGAAGCTTCCGTCTTGCGACACATCTCACATCCTTCTATCGTGGGGTACATTGACGATTTCTCAACGGAAAGACATGATGTCTTGGTGTTGGAAGCGgctggaggaggggaaTTGTTCGAGTTGATgagtgatgaggagaatAGGCGACGGATGATCTTGCCTGCGCCTGCGCCCGGGTCTGAGCCGGTAGCTGGTTCAGAAGAAACTGAAATCGGCTGGGAtaaggatggtgaaggctTTGTGAGGAGGGTGTTTAGTGAGCTCGTCAAGGCTGTGGGATGGTTACATGAAGTTGGTGTAGTACATCGCGATATCAAGTTGGAGA ACATATTGTTCACCACcaaccctttcctcctcccacctACAAGCACATCCTCCATTCCacttcaccttctccctccaccTTGCGAACCACTCATCAAACTGACTGACTTTGGTCTCTCACGTTTCATCTCCCCCGCCTCACCCCTTCTCTACACACGATGCGGTTCCGAAAGCTTTGCAGCGCCAGAGATCATCATGGGTAAACCATACGATGGCCGAGAGACAGATGCTTGGGCGTTGGGTGTGGTACTCTATGGGTTGATCATCGGTGAATTACCATTTGATCGAGAGGAAAGCATGATGTTGCCAGAAAGGATAGCGACTCCCGGAGGGGGAAATagtgaaagagaaagagggaggaagaagatgcacCGGATCGCCAAGGGGGAATATACTTGGCCATCACCCGAACCTGCACTCTCTCAAGATATTCCAGGCGCCTATGCGCCAGGTACAGCGACTCCATCAGCGCGAGCAGTGGTTTCCTCACTTCTTGAGCGTAACCCTTCAAAGAGAGCAAAACCAAGTGATCTGTGGGGGTATGAATGGATGCTTGGGCCGGGGGGCGTTCCGCGACCTGTGGAGGGAGCGGGAACGCCGCAGCAAGAGGGAGTCGAAAAAGAtaagggaagggaagcgtctggaagagggagacgGAGAGTGCTGGATGGGTTTTtagtggaagaagaggggatTGAAGATGTCGCAATGACAGAACATTAA